TCACCCCACCAATAGATCCCTCGCTGAAATATATAGCACCTGATTTCCCCTTATCAAAACCTTTCCATACTTTACTATAACTTCATCGCTGCGGTAATCGAGCTCCTCAGCATCATTAACCACTATATTCATGCAATAATCAAATGAATTAAGGGAACCTCGTAATATTTTTCCAGTCTTCAGCTTCACAACTACTTGCTTGTTTAACATTTTATTCAAGAACCTCAAGGGCTGTTGCTCCTCGTTTGCTTTCTGCATTATGCT
This DNA window, taken from Thermocladium sp. ECH_B, encodes the following:
- a CDS encoding small nuclear ribonucleoprotein (Sm); protein product: MQKANEEQQPLRFLNKMLNKQVVVKLKTGKILRGSLNSFDYCMNIVVNDAEELDYRSDEVIVKYGKVLIRGNQVLYISARDLLVG